The proteins below come from a single Triticum aestivum cultivar Chinese Spring chromosome 5D, IWGSC CS RefSeq v2.1, whole genome shotgun sequence genomic window:
- the LOC123124544 gene encoding transcription repressor OFP8, whose protein sequence is MSSTRARRSGGRQFAVGGRWRHVAVVDTGCGCRPRRLRLPLMSLPSFLRPSVTRSGSSSRSSSLFPSSASTASSASAATYSSYSSSSNYANYPASAHVYKHHQEPAVPYEVTAKASAPAPAPVARNKAGSRAKKRREKMAVPAEEEEEEDVGVAVEKESSDPRADFRDSMVQMVVEMGLCDWDGLRCMLRRLLALNAPRHHAAILAAFAEVCAQLASEPPPPPPPAYQYDYYY, encoded by the coding sequence ATGTCATCGACGAGAGCACGGCGGAGCGGCGGCCGGCAGTTCGCGGTGGGCGGCCGGTGGCGGCACGTGGCCGTGGTGGACACGGGGTGCGGGTGCCGCCCGCGCCGGCTGAGGCTGCCGCTCATGAGCCTGCCGTCCTTCCTCCGCCCGTCGGTGACCAGGAGCGGCAGCAGCTCCCGCTCGTCATCCTTGTTCccctcctccgcctccaccgcgTCGTCTGCCTCCGCCGCCACCTACTCCTCGTACTCCTCCTCCAGTAACTATGCCAACTACCCCGCCTCCGCCCACGTCTACAAGCACCACCAGGAGCCTGCAGTGCCCTACGAGGTCACGGCCAAggcgtcggcgccggcgccggcgccggttgCGAGGAACAAGGCGGGCAGCAGGGCGAAGAAGAGGCGCGAGAAGATGGCAGTGCcggccgaggaagaggaggaggaggacgtcggGGTGGCGGTAGAGAAGGAGTCGTCGGACCCCCGGGCCGACTTCCGTGACAGCATGGTGCAGATGGTGGTGGAGATGGGGCTCTGCGACTGGGACGGCCTCCGCTGCATGCTTCGCCGCCTGCTCGCCCTCAACGCGCCGCGCCACCACGCCGCCATCCTCGCTGCCTTCGCCGAGGTCTGCGCCCAGCTCGCCTCGgagcctcccccgccgccgcctccggcgtATCAATACGACTACTACTACTGA